The genomic stretch ttgccgagtagagtgttggaggctattttgtaaatgccatcgccgaagtcgagaatCGGCCTATAGGCTACTAATGTCAGTTACCTGAATAGTTTTAGTGTCCTTTGCTCAACACATCCGTCTTGACCACACTCCTTATACATAAGTTCCTTTTGACAAAGATATAATATTTTGTCAGGTTTCCAGATAGtgggttggggtgtgtgtgtgtgtgtgtgtgtgtgtgtgttgtcagtatgTGTGGGAGTGATGTTCAGAGTTGTCTTGAGTTATAGTAGGCTATCTGTGAATCAATTGAGCCCAATACAGTAGGGGGAGCCACTGGTTGACACACACTTGAGGGAACAGACTTTGGTCCGTGGCAGAGAACTGAATGGTAGTTGTAACAAAATACCGCCAGAATATACTTTTGTGCAACTTCCATGTTCTTGTATTGTGTTTGTCAAAACAACGCACTAAGTGGTTTTGCATGTAGGGTTTATTGCGAATGCATACAGGGTGCCATAGCAAACCTCTTTACACAGAATAATAGGCACTAAAGAAACTGAGGCAAATCTCTTTTGGTGAAGAAATGAAAAAGCATCCTCAGAACCTGGCGTGTTGACAAATccaaggagagaagaagagactggCTCCGTCTTTCTTCATCCAAGGCTGTCATTACCCATTTGCGGCAGACTCTCATTTGGAagtgtatagtggtgtggtagtaGCCTAACCCTGTATTACAGTATTGATGGAGAGTTCTAAAAGGGTTCACGAGGCTACTTACATTTCAGCAGTATTTTGATAACACTTTGACCGCCATATAGCTGAAGGCTGTGTGATGCTGTGAATTAACCAAACATAGAGATTGTTGTCTGCTCTGCTAGCCAAGGGCCTCAGGAGAATCCTAGCATGAATCTCTGCCAGTACTGGAGGGATCCTCAAGTTTGATCTAGTAGCAATGTTGTAGAGAAGCTTTTCACTTTTTTTCTTCCctcctttttattttttattttacaattttttttttttacaaatctcATTAGCAGTGTAGACCTATTCATTATGAGCAGGTCTCTAGACCAAGCGTCAGACTCGTCATTTAAGCCTGTTTGTCGTATTTGCCAGTCTAGGCTCTGTTGTCTCGGCTACTCTGCATGGTATAGTCTCAAGCCATTGGACTGTATGAGGGACCACGCTAGCCACAGGTCCGCTGGGTTGAGgtcggagagagatggagactgcCTCTCACTCAACCCTGTCTGCCAAACCCCCCATTTTGGTACATTTAGCCAACGAGTCTCCAAACCACAGCCAACTGTGTGGTTTGATCACTATGACGAGCTGAGCGATTTGTCTAAATCAGCACTGTGCTTCACAACCACAGACTGAGAAGAGCTCTGCTAGCTTTCTGTTCCACATAGATCTCCTCTACGGACTGTGCTCTGCTCTGGCTGGATCAGCCAGCATGGCCTTTATTTATAGAAGGGTAGTTATTATGGATTATAAAGGTTGTCTTTAATGGTAATTATTGTTCTGACCAAATGACCAAGTACATTTACAGAATGGTAAATGTTCTCTATGGTAATGCCTGAGGCAAGGTCATCTCATCAGTACAGAGACAGACATGTTTAGAATCCACATTGATTTGAAGGTAAAGATCAAAATTTGTCAATATCAATACAGTAGTCAATGGAAGTCTTAGCAGAGTAATAtgcttaactctctctctcttctccctctaggCAGGTCTTAGCCGATTTCTGCCGAAtggatgatgaggaggatgatgTGTTTGTGCCAGACTCCTCCCACTGCTGGCGCACAGCCTTCAGGGAAATAAAGTACGAGGACAGAGGCACCCAGACACCCAGCATTGCCCTGGCACTGCCCAACGACATGCTGCCCTGTGGGGTGGCCCAGCAGCCCAGACCACTCTTCTATGGTGAggcctacaacacacacacaaacaaacacagtgtGAGAAATAGGTAAGAGTGGAACTCTGCTGTAGTCAGCTCCTGGCGCCTGATAGTCCTAGCCACAGAAGCTTTTATGACCTGTGTGTAGTGTACCCAGCTGCTTTCCCATTCAGATGGCGCCACATGAGGTTGTTTAGCCTGGCCCTGTGCAGACGTGACGACAGGCCATACCTGTATAACTGACCCTTTACTTGGACACCGTGGCGCTGTCTTTCAGTAATGCCCTCTTTGTCCTGGCACACTACAGATAACGCTGGTAATTTAAAAGATTACTGTGTGTAAACTTTGGAGTGTTATGAGGTGCAGGGCTTATGAAATTGACCTGACCAGTATCTATGGCCTTTTTCCTACAGGCAACGCAGGCTTTCGATTGCACTTTCCAGCGCGGTTTGAGCAGGTTGGAGATCAGGGGCCTCAGGAGCAGCAtcaagtggagagagggaggatggaacGGCTTCAACAGCAGCCTCAGCAGCCAGCACAAAGCATGGAGGTCTGCATTGGACAGAAACTCCAACTCATCGGAGACCAGTTCTACCAAGAACACCTTCAACTGGTGAGGATACCCACCGTGACTGACTGCACAACACAGCTAAAGCACACTGGATAGGCCTACTGTACTCAGGGGCCTGCAGAGAGAGTGAGCAGCAGAAGTGGCTTCTTAATGGGCATCCGTTGTAGTCATGTCTAAGTGTCCCATGTTTGTTTTGACCAGTGAACATGAATTAGCCCATTGTTCTGACCTCTCGTTCTACCTCTCCAAGACACAGCTTAACCAGGgcagcccctccccctcctcagctTCCTGTTtatttgtctctgcctctctccccccatttccTCCCTATGCTGCCACGGTGCCACAGGGGGCATGAAGGAGTCCACCACAGACATTATGGTCAGGGTGACATTGCTAGTTACTGTGCTGAATACGTTGAAGAGCTCAGACTGTAACTCTCTtgacatcagtggaggctggtgggaggagctaaagGAGGACATGCTCattttaatggctggaatggaattaatggaacagagtcaaacatgtggaTTCCATatatttgatgtgtttgatactgttccatttattccattccagccattacaatgagcctgtcctcctatagctcctcccgcCAGCCTCCTCTGCTTGACATACTATACATTTGGTTGTATTGGTGGTAGAACTGTGGATCTTTGAGATTTTCTTTCTGCAGAGCACCAATGGCACATTTTGAGGAGAAGGAAACACTAAGAGAGTCATCAAGCAGAAAAAAACTAAaggcacacacttacacacataaacacactcaacacactctcacacagagAAAAAGCAGAAGTGGCCGGACTAGGTAAACATGTTGTAACCCGAAGCTTGGCGCATGAGCCCGGGGGAACAGATGTGGTTAGGGAGTCTCCAGCCAGTCCTGCAGATCAGTTGCCCCCACCACCCACAATAGACTCCCAAATAAGAGGGCTGTGTGTCTGGAGGAGGGGCAGGGAGGGGCCCACTCACTTAATGCACACCCTATCTAATGGGCTTAGCGGTTTGACCAACTAAAGACAACTGTCTTGAATTTCATCAAAATCGCTTTCATGAAGTCCATGGACCTTTTCAGTCTCATATAGATAGATATTCAAGGCTTTATTTAGGCTCTGAAACTACATTTATGTAATCAGATTGGTGTAACTAAGCAGACTTCTTATTCGCTGATGTGTTTCTGATTTTCTCCCACACTCCGGCTGAGGTTAAATTAATACCACAGACTGCTGTCCTGTAGCCACACTGCACCGTGACTCATGTGATGTGACACAGGAAGTTAAAGGCAGAGTCAGGCAGGCGTTATGTTATCAGGGCTGCAATACACTGACTGACGTACagcagagacagaaccagggcaGAGGATGAGGAAGTGGCTCTTGCTCTCTCCTTACTCACTGGGTAAACGCAACAACAAGTGAGAGTAGTCAGAGTGAGAACACTGTGATGTCATATCCTGAAGCTGCAGAGCTCTAGGGCACATACACTCCCACACTGCTAAGCCTAGCAAGTTAAGGAAAAAAACAACTGTGAGgtaactttttttgttttttcaaaGCCCAGAGAACAGTGGATCTGGATTATTGACTTTggcaacatactgtatatagcaaCCAACAGTTAGGTGTTATTTCAGTCCTTGAAGTTATTGACTACTCTCTTGTCATTCGAGTGGGCAGAATTACTGTTCTTGTCTGCAGAGCCCACTCAGCCCAGGGAGTTGTACAGGCCTGAGTCTCTGAGAgtttctctctgcctgtctggctgCTGTTGAGTGATGCTTGGACAGACTAACCCAAACAGATCAGTGTGTTTTTAATGCGTGATCTCCAGTTTAGCCCATGGCTGCTATTCCTGGCGCTGTGCTTTCATTGTGTAATGCAGTCTTCAGCAGTGAGGTAGGTAACCCACCTCAGGCTGCTGGTGCTTggcagaactgtgtgtgtgtgtgtgcgtgtgcatgtgtgtgcatgagaggaagtgtgtgtgtgtgtgcgtgtatgtgtgagcATGACTGTGATAGTCTTTCAATCTCTTACTTGGACTGCCACCTTTCAATGATATGTTTCTCGCTCTTGTCAATCGATCAGTGCAATCATGTATTGTAGAGCATCAGAAGGCTTTCAAACGCAGTTTGACACCCATCTCCTTGACTGACTCATAAACAACCCCTTCTGTTTCCCTATCATCCTACCATCATGGCCCATGGCAGTGGGAGGCAGTAAGGTGCTTAAGTGTGTAAGTGGAGCGTTGATGCTGACACATAAACTGCTCTCAGTCTGAGAAGGctggagagacagagcagagacccCGAGAGAGAGCAGTACTGACATGACATGAGGAGGGTGGCCATTTGAGACATGGCAGTAATGACAGTCACAATGACAGGAAGACTGCCACAGTCTGCACGGGTCGAGGAGCAGAGTTGGGTTACACCAAGACTCCTCCTGGTGCTCTCGATGAGTGTTGAAAACCCAAGCGCTGAATGTCCTTagggtatgtttgtgtgtttgtgtgtgtgtgtgtctcagatcTCCATTCCTTATCTTCTCACTGTTCTGTAAGGGCACTTCACTTTCTCTACAGTTGTTGAGATATAGATGTCTAgattcctgtcctctcctgcctGTTGGCTGTCCACTCCTGCCCTGAGATGTGTGGCTCTGAGTCTCTGGCTACTGGTCGTTGCCTGTCTGTGTAGCATATAAGCCAGTGCctctgtgagacagacagacagacagacagacagacagacagacagacagcatcatgagGCTCTGATAAAACACATCAGGGTTGTGTTGGCGTGATGACATTCTGCATCTGGCTAGTGTCTGTTCTCTATCACTGGCTAAATTTAGAACCTGACCGAGTCGTATTAGACAGTTGGTGGTGTGACTTGTGAATCATGAGTGAGCGACAGGGCTGGCCCACACCCCACCATCTCTGAGCTGAGCTGGGTGGAGGaaccagaagaggaggaaagggtCACTGTCAAACTCAGGGGCTTTCTGCTGCTGATCTTAGAGGACAGGACATTGTGGCTGTGAATCAGATATCATGTTCACATTAGGTGCGGTTTAAGCAATGTTTGTTGATAAAAAGATATGAGCCCATTGTGTTAACAGATGGCCTGGAAGTATATTGCTCTGGTATTGCTCACTGTAGGCCTACAAAACACTGTACAGCAATACTAACAGTCACAACTACCTGTAATGGGCTTTGCCCTCTGTGAGAGCTGGCCTGTTCGGGTGTAATCACAGACAGATGGATGAGCTTGGTAATGTGCTTTGTAGTTGTAATTAGATCTAAAGAAAGGGTGTCTCAAGGCAGAACTGTGTTGCTATGTTAGCTGTTGTTAGGGCTCAGAGTATCTTCAGGTGAACTAGTCCAATTTGTGCGACGTATAGTGTACATTTATGAAGAAGACTTTATGAAGCAGACAGTGTTATTATGCACTTATCCCTCAGTTAGCTTCAAATATATGCGACAACACAAAACTAGCACAATCAAGATTCCCAGAAGTCCCTCAAATAGCCAATGGCGATTCCcgaattatttattttctttttgtTTAACAAAAACTGGTGTGTGTGGAGCGTGCAGGAGCCGGTTTGCACCTGGCACCAGCTTATGCAACACTCTACAACAGCGTTTCCCAAGCTAAAGGTTACGACCCTATGTGGGATCGCCTAATTTAAAAATGATGACAGGAACTAAAATAAAAAATCACGCTTGGTTCATAGAACCGGGGTTATGTCAGTCACCTCCTGTAGCCGCTAGATACAGTTGGAATAAACAGAGCggtttctgttttcttcctacaaATATGTTTCTATCTTTTGAACGGTTTAAGCTGTGGCAGAGAACCTGGGCCTTACCACAATGGAGAGTGCAGGCTAGTTATAAACAGCTTGATCTCTGTGGTTGGACACAGATGCTGCCTCAGCTGTTTTGTTAAGATGGTACAAGTCAACTCGGCAGTCACGCTTTGGTGGAATTGGAATACAATGGGATAATGTTGCCTGAAACTGGCAAAGTGCTTACAGTGTATTGCCAAAACGTATTATCCAGCCTATTGCTGGTCTTTGTTAGTTTATGGCGTGTGTCTAAAAATAGCCGGGGTGTTATCAGGTCCAGTAGTGTCTGTTTCGTCTGTAGATTAGTTACTTTGTGGATCTAAGCTCAGCTCTCATACTGAGATGCATTTCTGTGGGTCTCCGCCCTTCCTCAAGTGCTCCCTAATCCTATTTAGTGCAATTATCTTATCTCCTCCTTTCAATGGCAGAGATAGCATTATCCTCCAAATCACACACTATCCAGTTGGCTCTCTATCCAGAGAGGGAGGCTGCTTCGGATGTGCTGTTGGATTCTGCTTCCATAGACAAGAGCTGTGCAATGAATGTGTCTGTGGCATGGGGTGGTAGTTAGTGTTACACTGGCTGTATAGGGTTCTCAATCCTGCACACAAAGAGACAGCGTTAATAAGTAGTGCTGGGGACAGGCACAGACTGTTGTGAAAATATCAGCGCCATTCCGGTTTCTGGTTTTGACTTACTCCTCCTCAATTTACTCTGTTGATCCCTCTCACTGACAATCACCACACATCACTCACCAACAACCATCCAGAGCTCCAACTAAACACCCTGGTAAGTGAATGATGCCATCATTTGTCATTGACTATGCCAGTTTCCTGACTATCCTGTCCACATCCTGTTCTGACTCGGTTGTTTTTCTCCCCTGTTTTGTTGCAGTATCACCGAAACCAAAGGAACATGAGGCCCTTGTGGTGGCGCCTGGCCTCAGCTCTGCTCACCCTGCTGTTTGAGCAGGAGGCCATCGCTGGAAGGGGGAGAGCAGGGTGGAGGTGATGGAGAAGACCAGCCCAGACCACCCCTCTCCCACAGGGACTGGACTCCTAATGGCACTGTCAAATATAACATGGGTCAGTTTGGGGAAAAACAAGAGAGAAAAGGTCACCGCAGGACGGAGACAACCATTTTTTTTACAAGGTTCATTTTTTTCCAAGAAGATGCCATGTTGTTTCACGAGATTCCTCTACTGGACGATGTCCTTATTTTGGTAATTGTGTGATGTAGTATTTTGTACAGTCATAATTCCTGTTGAATTTGTTTGCACTTCCGTATGTGTACATCTTGAATGGCCTCCATGGACCTGGGAATGCCTTATCAATGTCTCCTGCCACAACCCAACGACTGTTGACATGAACCAAGCAGAAGAAAGCAAGATATGGAGGGATCTGAAGAAGGGAAAGAAGAGTGGTTCGTGGGGTTTTCTTTTCTGAAGTTTCCCAGGAAATAATCGGTCAAACTTGACAACTTACAAATTTCCAAAGGCACAGTTTCTCAGAACAAAGCATTTTGCACCTCAACTCGTCCTTCTCCTCAATGGGGTTGTGTATACTGTCATAATACTGTTATATTACATGTTGATTTTTCTTTGCTCTTCCAGTCACTTTCATTGCATTGATTTCAATAATTGTTGTTTTCCCTGTGTCACCAAAATTAATAAGTACAAAATTGTGGAGCCCTCGGTGGCTTCTAAGGTGGCTAGTGCCACTTTGTGGTGTGAAGGATGATTTAGATGTATtatgatccccattagccgacgccaatggtGACAACTAGTtttactggggtccgacatataacgaaaaagacattacagacaaaatacttttaCAATTTAGATATAACTTCCGAGACAAAGGGGATCCCACGAGTTACTTCAAGTTACTAAGAGAGAACACCGTATTTTCAATCATAGTCTATTTCTTGATTGATCTTTTACTAATTCCATAAGTCCCAAAACTGGACCCCAGCCACTGTAAGAAACAGTGTGCTGATCATTTTAGTCTCTTAAGAATTTCAGGCCCTTCAAGTGGAGCTATGGATCCACATTGTTTGCACTATAGTACATTAGTCAGGAGTAGATTAGGTAACAAAACCAACCTCTGTTATTCAATTAAGGTGTTTAACTGTATCTGATTTGTCATGGTAACATTACAATGTTTTCAGTCACATTTCCATTCATTTTCATTCACATATCATCACAGGAACTGACCTATGGACCAACAGTCTGAGGTACGAGTGATGCTGGTTAACTGAAGGCCTCATTGAAATTCCAGTGTTTTTTAGCCCTCTAACTGATGTGCTTTTTAACCCACTGTCAGATATTCAATTGTATTCTGGACACCAATGCAATAATGTGCAAACAAACCAGTGAAAcaacagcctctcctctcctctcaggattCTTACATGGGCTTTTATACTTCTTTTTGTACCTGTGGGGTGATCTTGTATTAGTTCTTTGTCCTCGGATCCTGTGGTTTAACTGTTTGATAGAAATTACCACTGGTAATCCAATTGACAAGAGAAAGTGTCTTGAGATTAGAAGTAACTGGTAGTGTGGAAGACTGTATTTGCTGTTGAAATTTGAATCTGTTTGATGTATTCTTGAAGATGCTGTTTGTTGTACATTTTATTGCCTTTCTACTTTACTTTTGTCCATTTTGAAGGAGCAGTATACATATTTTAGACACAACTCTTATTACCCGGTTATGTTTGGTCCTACAGTACATATGTGTCATCTGTCTGTATAATCAGAGCTTTTTTTTCAACCCTTCATTTAGAATACTGGAGATATGTCTCAGGGCCAGGGAAAATACAATACTTTTAGTAAGAGTTTCCCATGTAGAGTAGAAGGACAAACGAAATGAGTGGTTAAGTCCAATTATGTTGTCTGCATCAgttgaaatacatttaaaacataacCATAGATACAAAGGTACACTTTAGACAGAGTGGTCAGATGATTACGCTTGCTATGACTCTGTTATGGCAGGGACTATGTTAGAAGTATGTGGGGCAGTGAGAGATCAGCTGAACGTTggtgttgtttgttgttgtttcctGCAGATCCTGAACACTGAGCCAGTCACCGTAGCTTCCTGTCTCACTGTAGCACATTGACCAGTTTCTAAACTTGCTTATCTCAGTCCACTGTAGCCTACGTCTATGTGTACTGCTCCTCCATTTCCTTTAGGACTTTTGGTGTTGTtttcagttttgtatttattttatatttattttttgtatattCACCCTTTTCTACTGTATAGATTTTGTGTGCAATTTATCTTCCTTTTTTTGGTTCTAGATGTGTGTATGATACATTTGTTTGACTGTGCAGAGCGATGGTTGTCTGCACTGTGTCTGGTTTTCCCTGAGGGTAATAATCTCCAGAAATGGGCCCAATCGGTTAAGGCATTTATCTAAATCAGCCACGTCACGTCATCCATTCAGTAGACAGCAGTAGAATCTGTTTCCTGGTCAATGGCTTGGAGCTGGATCAGTAACCTTCCGATAATTTGCCTCGTTTTTCTTTAGTCACTGGGCATTGGTTATGGGTTCATTCCTTTTTGTCGTCTTTAGCGTTCTTTTGTAATCAACATGCACTGGAAAGTACTTTGCGTCTGTAGAGCTGGTGGCTCCCTGAGCTATCCCTGTGTTATTGTACAGTGTACTCTGGATCGTTCTCTCAAGTCTGTCAGGTGCTGAACTAGCTGAGTGTGTCTTTACTATAGCAGACCATTGACGAAGCTATAACCTGTATAGGACCTTTTTTTATTTCTTTGAAAGAGAAACAAGCCACCATGATGCCCATAAATCATTTGGTAGAGAGGGTTCTGAAGCTGTGTAGTGCAGATAGTATATGGCAAGTCTATCTCAGCACTATGCAAGGCTACAGGAACTAAAAAAAGAGTGAGTTTTGTATATTATGGATAAACCATAAGTGTCTTGAATTTTTGTAGTCCACTTTCTTTAAATTTGAAGTTTTTTGAGGAAGGTTTCAAtttgtatgtttatttttttattatttgtattaagAACCTTCCTTGGTCATTGTCTTCGTAATTTTTTAAATGTCTTTTCATATGAAAGGGCCAGGTTTTATACGGACAGTTTTTACGGTTTTAAATCCTTTTTAATACTTGTTGGATCTTTTTACGAGTCCAATGAGATCAAGGGCTTTTTCATATAAAAATGAACTTGAAACATTCCTTTTGTGACTGGTTCTGGTGTAAACATGTTTTCAACGATAACAACAAAACAGAACATGTATTTCAGTGTTGTACACCATCTGACA from Oncorhynchus clarkii lewisi isolate Uvic-CL-2024 chromosome 25, UVic_Ocla_1.0, whole genome shotgun sequence encodes the following:
- the LOC139383740 gene encoding bcl-2-modifying factor-like yields the protein MDDEEDDVFVPDSSHCWRTAFREIKYEDRGTQTPSIALALPNDMLPCGVAQQPRPLFYGNAGFRLHFPARFEQVGDQGPQEQHQVERGRMERLQQQPQQPAQSMEVCIGQKLQLIGDQFYQEHLQLYHRNQRNMRPLWWRLASALLTLLFEQEAIAGRGRAGWR